A portion of the Bifidobacterium bifidum ATCC 29521 = JCM 1255 = DSM 20456 genome contains these proteins:
- a CDS encoding ImmA/IrrE family metallo-endopeptidase, with the protein MDAFQQLGYIRLPIDPSELLDAHGIQTIPYQIAFNPSVSLDDLMTLCSCPSGISFTISANGNDSRYIACNLQENSGRIRFTKLHEMGHTMRGHLRDSELAEIEANFWAKYAIAPQVLIEELGLTTIEEISQRFGTSLECASNILNQHANWLRHRHDDEALDASILELYARGLLLERRDEKQADPAQILQ; encoded by the coding sequence GTGGACGCATTCCAGCAACTCGGCTACATCAGGCTGCCCATCGACCCATCAGAGTTGCTGGATGCACACGGAATTCAAACGATACCCTATCAGATTGCATTCAACCCATCTGTCTCCTTGGATGACTTGATGACGCTCTGCAGCTGCCCAAGTGGCATATCATTCACGATTAGCGCAAACGGCAATGACAGCCGATACATTGCCTGCAATCTCCAAGAAAACTCAGGAAGAATTCGTTTTACCAAATTGCATGAAATGGGACACACCATGCGAGGCCATCTCCGAGACAGCGAGCTTGCCGAAATCGAAGCGAATTTCTGGGCGAAATACGCTATCGCGCCCCAAGTACTCATCGAAGAACTCGGTCTCACGACCATCGAGGAAATCTCTCAGCGATTCGGCACCTCGCTGGAATGCGCTTCTAACATCCTGAACCAGCATGCGAACTGGCTGCGCCATCGCCATGATGACGAAGCGCTCGACGCCAGCATCCTCGAACTCTACGCACGCGGACTCCTCTTGGAAAGGAGGGATGAGAAGCAGGCCGACCCGGCACAGATTCTGCAATAA
- the fbaA gene encoding class II fructose-bisphosphate aldolase, with protein MTIATAERYAEMLDAARRGGYAYPAINVTSSQTLNAALQGFADAESDGIIQVSVGGAAYFSGQGVNDRVTGSLAFAAFAHEVAKRYPHITVALHTDHCAKQYLDGWVRPLLDMEADEVAHGREPMFQSHMWDGSTVPLDENLAIAEQLLDKSVAARTILEIEIGAVGGEEDGHSAEINEKLYSTPADGVKVAQRLGLGERGRYMAAFTFGNVHGSYKPGVVKLRPELLGDIQREAAQAVVDGRIASAAGAVDFPNGKPFALVFHGGSGSRPEEIAEAVRYGVVKMNIDTDTQYAFTRAIADHVFSNYDAVLKVDGEVGEKKLYDPRSWGREAESAMAARIVEACKQLGSAGKALK; from the coding sequence ATGACGATTGCAACTGCCGAACGATACGCTGAAATGCTGGACGCCGCGCGCCGCGGCGGATATGCCTACCCGGCGATCAATGTGACGAGCTCCCAAACGCTGAACGCTGCGCTGCAGGGTTTTGCCGATGCCGAGTCGGATGGCATCATCCAGGTTTCAGTGGGCGGCGCCGCGTATTTTTCCGGTCAGGGCGTGAACGACCGCGTGACCGGGTCGTTGGCGTTCGCGGCGTTCGCGCATGAGGTGGCGAAGCGCTACCCGCATATCACCGTCGCGTTGCACACAGACCATTGCGCCAAGCAGTATCTGGACGGTTGGGTGCGTCCCCTGCTGGACATGGAGGCCGATGAGGTGGCGCACGGCCGCGAGCCGATGTTCCAGTCCCACATGTGGGACGGTTCGACGGTTCCGCTGGACGAAAACCTCGCCATCGCCGAACAGCTGCTCGACAAGTCCGTCGCCGCGCGCACGATCCTGGAAATCGAAATCGGCGCGGTCGGCGGCGAAGAGGACGGTCATAGCGCCGAAATCAACGAAAAACTGTATTCCACGCCGGCCGATGGCGTGAAGGTCGCCCAGCGTCTCGGCCTGGGAGAGCGCGGCCGGTACATGGCCGCGTTCACGTTCGGCAACGTTCACGGCAGCTACAAGCCCGGCGTGGTCAAGTTGCGCCCGGAACTGTTGGGCGACATCCAGCGCGAGGCGGCTCAGGCCGTGGTGGACGGGCGTATCGCATCCGCCGCCGGGGCCGTCGATTTTCCGAACGGCAAGCCGTTCGCTCTGGTGTTCCACGGCGGTTCGGGCTCTCGCCCGGAAGAGATCGCCGAGGCGGTGCGGTACGGCGTCGTCAAGATGAACATCGATACGGACACGCAGTACGCGTTCACCCGTGCGATCGCCGATCATGTGTTCTCGAACTACGATGCCGTGCTCAAGGTGGACGGCGAGGTCGGCGAGAAGAAGCTGTACGATCCGCGCTCCTGGGGCCGCGAGGCCGAGAGCGCGATGGCGGCCCGCATCGTGGAGGCCTGCAAGCAGCTCGGTTCCGCCGGCAAAGCCCTGAAGTGA
- a CDS encoding polysaccharide deacetylase family protein, with protein MTKEPQYIEELSFGDSVRRAGKTRGNEYGEYGAGPDNGRHGRGRHRLIAFVAILVILALAGGSVGGWWMWDRHWRQIPITVNGTSMKVSVDMTLGRLLRDNGDFDAHPGNLVDVAGDMIEKHAGKPIVVSINGAAVRRDAIDSTTIPQDGMVMVTSGEDVTEDHTVRKETVPHGESIDIAGGSIQILKQAGKDGVHEYWVGKRSGKHVDKGVTVEPQDTIVVPLNPRPEGKKVIALTFDDGPSKYSGPILDILKEKGVKATFFDVGEECLSFPDAEKRMLEEGHQVASHSNTHPDMPTLSRDALRAEIIAGFSNMKKASGHVTKVLRAPYGAFGKKQWQETSDLIDMNVLWDIDTLDWKRPGAKAIHDAVMTGAHNGAIVLMHDGGGDRSQDVEALPGIIDDLKKQGYEFVTIEQLIKMAGDAGDTGDAGN; from the coding sequence GTGACAAAAGAACCGCAGTACATTGAAGAGCTGTCGTTTGGGGACAGTGTGCGCCGGGCGGGGAAGACGCGCGGGAACGAATATGGCGAGTACGGAGCCGGCCCCGATAACGGGCGGCACGGCAGGGGACGGCATCGGCTGATTGCATTCGTCGCCATTCTGGTGATATTGGCGTTGGCCGGTGGCAGTGTCGGTGGCTGGTGGATGTGGGACCGGCATTGGCGGCAGATACCGATCACGGTAAACGGCACTTCCATGAAAGTCAGCGTCGACATGACGTTGGGACGACTGCTGCGCGACAATGGCGATTTCGACGCGCATCCGGGCAATCTGGTCGACGTGGCCGGCGACATGATCGAGAAGCATGCCGGCAAACCGATCGTCGTCAGCATCAACGGCGCTGCCGTGCGCCGGGATGCAATCGACAGCACGACGATCCCGCAGGATGGCATGGTGATGGTGACGTCAGGCGAGGATGTGACCGAAGACCATACCGTGAGAAAGGAGACCGTGCCGCACGGCGAAAGCATCGACATCGCAGGCGGCTCGATACAGATACTCAAGCAGGCCGGGAAAGACGGCGTGCACGAATACTGGGTCGGGAAACGTTCCGGCAAGCATGTGGACAAAGGCGTCACCGTCGAGCCGCAGGACACGATCGTCGTGCCGTTGAATCCGCGCCCGGAGGGGAAGAAGGTCATCGCGCTGACGTTCGACGACGGGCCGAGCAAATACAGCGGCCCGATCCTGGACATCCTCAAGGAGAAGGGCGTCAAGGCCACGTTCTTCGACGTGGGCGAGGAGTGCCTGTCGTTCCCGGACGCCGAGAAACGCATGCTGGAGGAGGGACATCAGGTGGCGAGCCATTCCAACACGCATCCGGACATGCCGACACTCAGCCGCGACGCGTTGCGCGCTGAAATCATCGCCGGGTTTTCGAACATGAAGAAGGCGTCCGGGCATGTAACGAAAGTGCTAAGGGCGCCATACGGGGCGTTCGGCAAGAAGCAGTGGCAGGAGACGTCCGACCTGATCGACATGAACGTGCTGTGGGATATCGATACGCTCGATTGGAAGCGTCCCGGAGCCAAGGCGATTCATGATGCCGTGATGACGGGCGCGCATAACGGGGCGATCGTGCTGATGCACGACGGCGGCGGCGACCGTTCGCAGGACGTCGAGGCGCTTCCCGGCATCATCGACGATCTCAAGAAGCAGGGGTACGAGTTCGTCACCATCGAGCAGCTGATTAAGATGGCCGGCGACGCGGGAGATACGGGGGACGCGGGCAACTGA
- a CDS encoding helix-turn-helix domain-containing protein, which translates to MTAALGDRMRKLMRQHGINQSQLAARAGTTQPNISKYLAGEREPTSSTLANIATALHTTSEFLLGLPESNADTPFGTIKAYCARHGGDLSEAETRELIMTLLTAREQGGHHGI; encoded by the coding sequence ATGACGGCGGCACTTGGCGACAGGATGCGCAAGCTTATGCGGCAGCATGGCATCAATCAGTCCCAGCTCGCCGCGCGAGCCGGGACAACCCAGCCGAATATCTCGAAATACCTTGCGGGAGAGCGGGAGCCCACGTCGAGTACGCTCGCGAACATAGCCACCGCTCTGCACACCACATCGGAATTTCTGCTGGGCCTGCCCGAATCAAACGCCGATACGCCGTTCGGCACGATCAAGGCGTACTGCGCCAGGCACGGCGGCGATCTCAGCGAAGCGGAGACGCGGGAGCTCATCATGACTCTGTTGACTGCAAGGGAACAAGGAGGACATCACGGGATATAG